A DNA window from Maribellus comscasis contains the following coding sequences:
- a CDS encoding copper-transporting P-type ATPase, giving the protein MNNKSAGQKVNHNHIEKNGGVTKYVCPMKCEGDKTYDAPGDCPVCNMHLVPVNEQTQKTSRHRHQHEHHQHKKTPESGEGVYYCPMHCEGDKTYGQPGDCPVCGMHLIKEERRPTSGAKTIYICPMHPEVKQDHPGSCPKCGMDLVPEQGEETSEEEKAYKKMAKKFWVALVLSIPVFIIAMSEFFPFLKLEEIAPKKVWGWVEFALATPVVFYSSWEFFKRGWSSIVRWMPNMWTLISIGVGAAYLFSVFALLIPSAFPGQFKDAAGNVHLYFEAAAVILTLVLLGQVLELRAHSKTNSAIKALLNLVPPVARVIRNGEETEIPLEEVHEGDILRVRPGEKIPVDGAVTNGDAVVDESMITGEPIPVDKSKNNKVTGGTINGNTSFEMKAEKVGEDTLLAQIIEMVNQASRSRAPIQKLADVVAKYFVQIVIGIAVITFVVWAAWGPEPAYVYAFVNAVAVLIIACPCALGLATPMSIMVGSGRMAQSGVLVKDARAIEEMNKVDTLIIDKTGTITEGKPALKKFHSFGKLADREILRIAASVDAQSEHPVAEAIVKGAKEKSIQLLKVEKFEAVTGKGVKGIIDGKTVGLGNNRLVEEFGTTLTKDHEDIVKVWQLTGQTVMYLLINNQIEGIVSVADTIKKTSAKAIRELQKMGVKVHMLTGDNKFTAKAVAEELKLDGYQADCLPDDKFKKVKELQAQGQKVAMAGDGINDAPALEQANIGIAMGTGTDIAMQSAEVTLVKGDLDGIVRARELSHKVMRNIKQNLFFAFVYNALGVPVAAGILFPFFGILLSPIIAAAAMSFSSVSVITNALRLRRK; this is encoded by the coding sequence ATGAACAATAAAAGCGCTGGTCAAAAAGTCAATCATAATCACATTGAAAAAAATGGTGGTGTAACCAAATATGTTTGCCCCATGAAATGCGAGGGCGATAAAACATATGATGCCCCCGGTGACTGCCCGGTGTGTAATATGCACCTGGTTCCGGTTAATGAACAGACTCAAAAAACCAGTCGGCACCGGCACCAACATGAACACCATCAGCATAAAAAGACACCGGAATCAGGAGAAGGTGTATATTACTGCCCCATGCACTGCGAAGGCGACAAAACATACGGCCAGCCTGGTGATTGCCCGGTTTGCGGGATGCACCTGATTAAAGAAGAAAGACGGCCAACAAGTGGTGCAAAAACCATTTACATCTGCCCGATGCACCCGGAGGTAAAACAAGACCACCCCGGAAGCTGCCCAAAATGCGGGATGGATTTGGTCCCGGAGCAGGGAGAAGAAACCAGTGAAGAGGAAAAAGCATACAAAAAAATGGCGAAAAAATTCTGGGTGGCACTTGTGTTAAGTATCCCGGTTTTTATTATTGCCATGTCGGAATTTTTCCCGTTTCTGAAATTGGAAGAAATCGCACCAAAAAAGGTTTGGGGATGGGTTGAATTTGCACTGGCAACCCCGGTTGTTTTTTACAGCAGTTGGGAGTTTTTCAAACGCGGTTGGAGTTCCATCGTGCGGTGGATGCCAAACATGTGGACCTTAATATCGATTGGCGTTGGGGCGGCTTACCTTTTCAGCGTTTTTGCGCTGCTTATTCCAAGCGCTTTCCCCGGTCAGTTTAAAGATGCTGCTGGAAATGTCCATCTTTATTTTGAGGCGGCGGCAGTTATTCTCACCCTGGTTTTACTGGGTCAGGTGCTGGAACTCCGCGCACACAGCAAAACCAATTCGGCCATAAAGGCGCTGCTGAATTTGGTGCCACCCGTGGCACGGGTAATACGCAACGGAGAGGAAACAGAAATCCCACTCGAGGAAGTTCACGAGGGAGACATTCTGCGGGTGCGCCCCGGTGAAAAAATCCCGGTCGATGGAGCAGTTACTAACGGAGATGCCGTGGTGGATGAAAGCATGATTACCGGCGAACCCATTCCGGTGGATAAATCAAAAAATAATAAAGTTACCGGAGGTACCATCAACGGGAACACCTCTTTTGAAATGAAAGCCGAAAAAGTGGGCGAAGATACCTTGCTTGCCCAGATTATTGAAATGGTGAACCAGGCCAGCCGGTCCCGCGCACCTATTCAAAAGCTGGCCGATGTGGTTGCAAAATACTTTGTGCAGATAGTTATCGGTATTGCTGTAATCACCTTTGTGGTGTGGGCAGCATGGGGGCCTGAGCCCGCTTATGTTTATGCTTTTGTAAATGCAGTGGCTGTGTTGATTATTGCCTGCCCGTGCGCGTTGGGCTTAGCTACGCCAATGTCAATTATGGTTGGTTCGGGCCGGATGGCGCAATCGGGCGTGCTGGTAAAAGATGCACGCGCCATCGAAGAAATGAATAAAGTCGATACATTGATTATCGATAAAACAGGTACCATAACCGAGGGCAAACCGGCGCTAAAAAAATTTCATTCATTTGGAAAACTGGCTGACAGGGAAATCCTGAGAATTGCCGCTTCCGTAGATGCGCAAAGTGAACATCCGGTTGCAGAGGCAATTGTAAAAGGTGCAAAAGAAAAAAGTATTCAACTGCTGAAGGTGGAAAAATTTGAGGCAGTAACCGGTAAAGGTGTAAAAGGGATTATTGACGGGAAAACGGTTGGACTGGGAAATAACCGGCTTGTTGAGGAATTCGGTACCACACTCACCAAAGACCATGAAGACATTGTAAAAGTCTGGCAACTAACAGGTCAAACTGTAATGTACCTTTTAATTAACAACCAGATTGAAGGAATAGTAAGTGTTGCCGATACCATTAAAAAGACTTCGGCAAAAGCCATTCGCGAACTGCAAAAAATGGGCGTAAAAGTACACATGCTTACCGGTGACAATAAATTTACGGCCAAAGCGGTGGCCGAAGAATTGAAACTGGATGGCTACCAGGCTGATTGCCTGCCCGATGACAAATTCAAAAAAGTAAAAGAATTGCAGGCGCAAGGCCAGAAAGTGGCAATGGCAGGCGACGGCATTAACGATGCCCCCGCGCTGGAACAAGCCAATATTGGAATTGCGATGGGAACCGGAACTGATATTGCCATGCAGAGCGCTGAAGTGACACTGGTAAAAGGCGATTTGGACGGAATTGTGCGCGCCCGCGAACTGAGCCACAAAGTGATGCGCAATATTAAACAGAACCTGTTTTTTGCTTTTGTTTATAACGCACTGGGAGTTCCGGTTGCAGCCGGAATCCTGTTCCCGTTTTTCGGGATATTACTCAGTCCGATTATTGCAGCAGCAGCGATGAGTTTTAGTTCAGTTTCGGTAATTACAAATGCATTACGGTTAAGGAGAAAATAA
- a CDS encoding TRASH domain-containing protein: MNQEIAFQSVCSVSNEIKFEKLNLVKIDNKTYWVCCSRCRAKLISNSNILRFATDPFSNKKLDKATAIIKQNPKNIGTVLYFKTKDNATKFNLEREKL; this comes from the coding sequence ATGAATCAGGAAATCGCCTTTCAAAGTGTCTGTTCAGTGAGTAATGAAATAAAATTTGAAAAATTGAATCTTGTGAAAATTGATAATAAAACATATTGGGTTTGTTGTTCAAGGTGCAGGGCGAAACTGATTAGTAATAGTAATATTCTTCGTTTTGCAACGGATCCTTTTTCAAATAAGAAATTAGATAAAGCAACAGCCATAATAAAACAAAACCCGAAAAATATTGGCACTGTGTTGTATTTTAAGACGAAAGATAATGCTACAAAATTTAACCTTGAAAGGGAAAAATTATAA
- a CDS encoding sulfide/dihydroorotate dehydrogenase-like FAD/NAD-binding protein, with the protein MPKIISKKYLSEKVVQLEIEAPRIAKKRKAGHFVIVRIGSNGERIPLTISQANTSNGAITLVVQVVGVTSYKLSKLETGDEVTDIVGPLGNATHISRAGTVLCAGGGVGIAPLLPIVEAMYKAGNRVVSVLAARDKELLILEKEISAFSDEVFVMTDDGSYGQKGLVTDGMEMVIAKEKIDQAIVIGPAIMMKYASMLTHKYNIPTLASLNTIMVDGTGMCGACRVSVGGRTKFVCVDGPEFNARDVDFDELLMRLGSYKNEEAGAYKKLLI; encoded by the coding sequence ATGCCAAAAATAATTTCAAAAAAATATCTGTCGGAAAAGGTTGTCCAACTGGAAATTGAAGCGCCACGAATTGCGAAAAAACGCAAAGCAGGGCATTTTGTGATTGTCAGGATTGGGAGTAACGGCGAACGCATCCCGCTCACCATTTCCCAGGCAAATACATCGAATGGCGCAATAACGCTTGTTGTGCAGGTTGTGGGGGTAACCAGCTACAAATTATCAAAACTTGAAACGGGGGACGAAGTGACCGATATTGTTGGCCCTCTTGGCAATGCAACCCACATTTCCAGGGCAGGAACTGTACTTTGTGCCGGTGGCGGTGTGGGCATCGCGCCATTGCTTCCTATTGTTGAAGCCATGTACAAGGCCGGGAACCGGGTGGTTTCGGTTTTGGCTGCCCGCGACAAAGAACTGCTGATACTTGAAAAGGAAATCTCAGCCTTTTCTGACGAGGTATTCGTTATGACCGACGATGGAAGTTACGGCCAAAAAGGTTTGGTAACCGATGGGATGGAAATGGTCATAGCAAAAGAAAAAATTGACCAGGCAATCGTAATTGGCCCGGCAATAATGATGAAATACGCCAGTATGCTCACACATAAATATAATATCCCCACTTTGGCCAGCCTTAATACAATTATGGTTGATGGCACCGGCATGTGCGGGGCATGCAGGGTGTCGGTTGGCGGGCGCACAAAATTTGTTTGTGTGGACGGGCCTGAATTCAATGCCCGTGATGTTGATTTTGACGAGTTATTGATGCGACTGGGTTCATACAAAAACGAAGAAGCCGGGGCATATAAAAAGTTATTGATTTAA